The following coding sequences are from one Saccopteryx bilineata isolate mSacBil1 chromosome 3, mSacBil1_pri_phased_curated, whole genome shotgun sequence window:
- the KLK14 gene encoding kallikrein-14 isoform X1, with amino-acid sequence MLLALTALQILAVATVQSQGDDDSKIIGGYTCIPHSQPWQAALLAGVLRNFLCGGALLSDRWVITAAHCSRLILRVALGKHNVRRQEATQQVLRVVRQVPHPQYNPQTNDNDLMLLQLERPARLGRAVRPIPVARSCASPETTCRVSGWGTTSSPIARYPNTLQCVDINITSRQQCQEAYSQTITPGMVCAGVLQGGRDSCQGDSGGPLVCRGQLQGLVSWGMERCALAGYPGVYTNLCQYYTWIQQTMQRG; translated from the exons ATGCTCCTCGCGCTGACCGCACTTCAGATCCTGGCTGTGG CCACAGTACAAAGCCAAGGGGACGATGATAGCAAGATAATTGGTGGCTACACATGCATCCCGCATTCCCAGCCCTGGCAGGCGGCCCTGCTGGCAGGCGTCCTGCGGAATTTCCTCTGTGGAGGGGCTCTGCTGTCAGACCGGTGGGTCATCACCGCGGCTCACTGCTCCCGCCT GATCCTTCGGGTAGCCCTGGGAAAGCACAACGTGAGGAGACAGGAGGCCACCCAGCAGGTGCTTCGCGTGGTTCGCCAGGTGCCACACCCCCAGTACAACCCCCAGACCAACGATAATGACCTGATGCTGCTGCAGCTGGAGAGGCCCGCTCGGCTGGGGAGGGCGGTGAGGCCCATCCCTGTGGCCAGGAGCTGTGCCAGCCCAGAGACCACCTGCCGCGTGTCGGGCTGGGGCACCACGTCCAGCCCCATTG CCAGGTACCCCAACACTCTTCAGTGCGTGGACATCAACATCACCTCTCGACAGCAGTGTCAGGAGGCCTATTCACAAACCATCACTCCTGGCATGGTCTGTGCAGGAGTCCTCCAGGGCGGGAGAGACTCTTGTCAG GGAGACTCTGGGGggcccctggtgtgcagaggacAACTCCAGGGCCTCGTGTCCTGGGGGATGGAGcgctgtgccctggctggttacccTGGAGTCTACACCAACCTCTGCCAGTACTATACCTGGATCCAGCAGACCATGCAAAGGGGATGA
- the KLK14 gene encoding kallikrein-14 isoform X2, giving the protein MLLALTALQILAVATVQSQGDDDSKIIGGYTCIPHSQPWQAALLAGVLRNFLCGGALLSDRILRVALGKHNVRRQEATQQVLRVVRQVPHPQYNPQTNDNDLMLLQLERPARLGRAVRPIPVARSCASPETTCRVSGWGTTSSPIARYPNTLQCVDINITSRQQCQEAYSQTITPGMVCAGVLQGGRDSCQGDSGGPLVCRGQLQGLVSWGMERCALAGYPGVYTNLCQYYTWIQQTMQRG; this is encoded by the exons ATGCTCCTCGCGCTGACCGCACTTCAGATCCTGGCTGTGG CCACAGTACAAAGCCAAGGGGACGATGATAGCAAGATAATTGGTGGCTACACATGCATCCCGCATTCCCAGCCCTGGCAGGCGGCCCTGCTGGCAGGCGTCCTGCGGAATTTCCTCTGTGGAGGGGCTCTGCTGTCAGACCG GATCCTTCGGGTAGCCCTGGGAAAGCACAACGTGAGGAGACAGGAGGCCACCCAGCAGGTGCTTCGCGTGGTTCGCCAGGTGCCACACCCCCAGTACAACCCCCAGACCAACGATAATGACCTGATGCTGCTGCAGCTGGAGAGGCCCGCTCGGCTGGGGAGGGCGGTGAGGCCCATCCCTGTGGCCAGGAGCTGTGCCAGCCCAGAGACCACCTGCCGCGTGTCGGGCTGGGGCACCACGTCCAGCCCCATTG CCAGGTACCCCAACACTCTTCAGTGCGTGGACATCAACATCACCTCTCGACAGCAGTGTCAGGAGGCCTATTCACAAACCATCACTCCTGGCATGGTCTGTGCAGGAGTCCTCCAGGGCGGGAGAGACTCTTGTCAG GGAGACTCTGGGGggcccctggtgtgcagaggacAACTCCAGGGCCTCGTGTCCTGGGGGATGGAGcgctgtgccctggctggttacccTGGAGTCTACACCAACCTCTGCCAGTACTATACCTGGATCCAGCAGACCATGCAAAGGGGATGA